In Pseudorca crassidens isolate mPseCra1 chromosome 16, mPseCra1.hap1, whole genome shotgun sequence, one DNA window encodes the following:
- the LOC137208955 gene encoding LOW QUALITY PROTEIN: ral guanine nucleotide dissociation stimulator-like 2 (The sequence of the model RefSeq protein was modified relative to this genomic sequence to represent the inferred CDS: inserted 1 base in 1 codon; substituted 2 bases at 2 genomic stop codons), giving the protein MLPRPLWLFWDMNPPGGVVLSRFRSRDPEEGGGTGGRGVGGGQEEEEEDDEAPVSVWDEDEDGVTFTVTSHQYQPVDPLALRPPPRYSQRLXAGTLEALVRHLLDAWTSRTDVTFTAAFLATHWAFTSTPALLGLMADRLEALESHPTDELERTKGVAISVLSTWLASHPEDFGSEVKGQIDRLESFLLRTGYAAGEGVGGGSADLIRNLRSWVDPQTPELPKPLALPGDPPADPTDVLVFLADHLAKQLTLIDAELFLNLVPSQCLGGLWGHRDRPGHSHLCPSVRAXQFNKVAGAVVSSVLGATSTIEGPEEVTIRPLRPPQRARMLEKWIRVAEECRLLRNFSSVYAVVLALQSSPIHRLRAAWEEAARDSLRVFSSLCQIFSEEDNYSQSRELLLQEVKLXPSLEPNSKKSPRSGSQGGGVVPYLGTFLKDLVMLDAASKDELENGYISFDKQRKEFTVLSELRQLQNKCRGYDLRPDPDIQRWLQGLRPLTEAQSHQMSCEVEPSSTSYPPALQVLRPTLVISQWTEVLGSVGGPTPLVSWDWPSVVAEEVPGIPAPLLTRLAQHMKWPSVSSLDSALESTPALQSPADPSHFSPPTSFLRPSRGHCCSASCGSPLSGGAEGASRGAGYGGGGPGPGASDCRIIQVQMELGEDGSVYKSILVTSQDKAPSVISHVLKKNNHDSAVASEYELVQLLPGKRELTIPPSANVFYAMDGASLDFLLRQR; this is encoded by the exons ATGCTCCCACGGCCCCTGTGGCTGTTTTGGGACATGAACCCCCCCGGGGGAGTTGTGCTGAGCAGATTCCGGAGTCGAGACCCCGAAGAGGGTGGGGGCACAGGTGGCCGGGGTGTGGGcggggggcaggaggaggaggaggaagacgaTGAGGCCCCTGTGTCTGTCTGGGACGAGGACGAGGATGGTGTCACCTTTACTGTCACAAGTCACCAGTATCAGCCTGTTGATCCCTTGGCCCTGAGGCCTCCCCCGCGTTACTCCCAGAGGCTCTGAGCTGGCACTCTGGAGGCCCTGGTCCGACACCTGCTGGACGCCTGGACATCAAGGACTGACGTGACCTTCACAGCAGCCTTCCTGGCTACTCACTGGGCCTTCACCTCCACGCCTGCCCTGCTAGGGCTTATGGCTGACAGGCTGGAAGCCCTTGAATCTCATCCTACTGATGAGCTAGAGAGGACAAAAGGGGTGGCCATCTCTGTACTGTCAACCTGGCTAGCCTCTCACCCTGAAGATTTTGGCTCTGAGGTCAAGGGTCAGATTGACCGGCTTGAGAGCTTCTTGCTTCGGACAGGGTATGCAGCAGGGGAGGGTGTTGGGGGGGGCAGCGCTGACCTCATCCGCAACCTCCGGTCCTGGGTGGACCCCCAGACCCCCGAACTTCCTAAGCCCCTGGCCCTCCCCGGCGATCCCCCTGCTGACCCCACGGATGTCCTGGTGTTCCTTGCTGACCACTTGGCCAAACAGCTGACCCTGATAGATGCGGAGCTATTTCTCAATCTGGTCCCCTCGCAGTGCCTGGGGGGTCTGTGGGGTCACAGAGACCGGCCAGGACATTCCCACCTCTGCCCATCTGTCCGGG CACAGTTTAACAAGGTGGCAGGGGCAGTGGTCAGCTCTGTCCTGGGGGCTACCTCAACCAtagaggggcctgaggaggtgacCATACGGCCACTCCGTCCACCCCAGAGGGCCCGGATGCTGGAGAAGTGGATCCGTGTGGCAGAGGAGTGCCGTCTGCTCCGAAACTTCTCTTCAGTATATGCTGTGGTGTTGGCCCTGCAATCCAGCCCCATCCACAGGCTTCGGGCAGCCTGGGAGGAAGCAGCCAGGGACAGCCTCAGAGTCTTTTCCAGCCTCTGCCAGATTTTCTCCGAGGAGGATAATTATTCCCAGAGCCGGGAGCTCCTCCTGCAGGAGGTGAAGCTGTAGCCTTCTCTGGAGCCAAATTCCAAGAAGTCCCCGAGGTCTGGCTCCCAGGGTGGGGGTGTGGTCCCATACCTTGGCACCTTCTTGAAGGACCTTGTGATGCTGGACGCAGCCTCCAAGGATGAGCTGGAGAATGGATACATCAGTTTTGACAAGCAGAGGAAGGAGTTTACTGTCCTTTCTGAGCTGAGGCAGCTCCAGAACAAATGTCGTGGCTATGACCTCCGACCTGACCCCGATATCCAGCGGTGGCTACAGGGGCTCCGGCCACTGACAGAGGCCCAGAGCCATCAAATGTCCTGTGAGGTGGAGCCATCCAGTACCAGTTACCCTCCTGCCCTGCAGGTGCTTCGGCCTACGCTGGTCATCTCGCAGTGGACAGAGGTGCTGGGTTCTGTTGGAGGTCCCACACCCCTTGTCTCCTGGGACTGGCCCAGTGTGGTGGCAGAGGAGGTGCCTGGAATCCCCGCTCCACTGCTGACCCGGCTGGCCCAGCACATGAAGTGGCCGTCTGTCTCATCTCTGGACTCCGCCCTGGAAAGCACTCCAGCCCTGCAGAGTCCCGCTGATCCCAGCCACTTCTCTCCCCCAACTTCCTTCCTGAGGCCTTCTCGAGGTCACTGCTGCTCAGCCTCCTGTGGCTCCCCACTCAGTGGGGGTGCAGAAGGGGCCTCCAGGGGGGctggatatgggggaggggggccTGGGCCAGGGGCTTCTGATTGCCGCATCATCCAAGTCCAGATGGAGCTGGGGGAAGACGGCAGTGTCTACAAGAGCATCTTGGTGACAAGCCAGGACAAGGCTCCAAGTGTCATCAGTCATGTCCTTAAGAAAAACAATCACGATTCTGCGGTGGCTTCAGAGTATGAGCTAGTGCAGCTGCTCCCAGGGAAGCGAGAGCTGACTATCCCCCCCTCGGCTAACGTCTTCTATGCTATGGACGGAGCTTCACTCGATTTCCTCCTGCGGCAGCGGTGA